Below is a window of Pseudomonas sp. B21-040 DNA.
TGTTTCCCTTCAATCCGGTGCAGCGCATCTACCGGCTGTTCCGGGAGACCCGTGAGCAGGTTTATCTGCTGCTCAAGACGTCGGCCGTCGACGAACAGCAGTTTGCCTTTGAAAGTCGCATGGTCGATCGCCTGACAATGATGCTGGGGTTATTGCCAGCGGCCAATGACCCTCGCAGCAATCAGTTGTATGAAGTCAGCCTGGCGTGCATGGCGCTGGGCGTAGCCCTCAATCAGCTGAAACAGCAAAGTCAGGACAATGCGCTGTTGAGTCCGCAGGTCAAAGACCGTTTGCAGTCGATCCTGCGCCAAACCGGTCGCTACGTCGCGGATAGACCAGGCATTGATTTCGACGAACTGACGGATGAGTTACGCCGCCTCGGAGAAGAACTGGATCAGTTGCATTCCGGCGAGCTGGCGTCAGGTCACGAACACTTGTGGTCGGTGTTCCGCATTCGCGTCGCGCTGTTGATCGTGGCCTCGTTCATTGAACGTTATCGCGAATTTCTTCAACCCTCGGACGCAGGAGTACCGATCCTTGCCCATTGATTTCGAGCTGGGCGGCGTCTACTTGCCGCCTATTGCTCAGGCCCTGTTATTGGCGTTACCGATTTTTCTGCTGCTGGATTGGTGCGCACGGAGGATCGGTTTGCTGAAGTTCGTCTGGCATGAAGCGTTATTTGAGGGGGCACTCTATGCCTGCGTGTGTGCGGTGGTGATTTTGCTGATGGGTGTCTCATGAGTCTGAAGAAAACCGTTGCACAACTGGTGACTTTGGCCGTTGTAGGGTTGGCGGTTCTGCTCGGTTGGTTTGCTTGGGAGCATTACACTCGATCGCCCTGGACTCGTGATGCGCGGGTGCGTGCCGATGTGGTGACGCTGTCCGCCGACGTCTCGGGACGTATCGTCAGCTTGCAGGTGCAGGACAATCAGCATGTGCAGAAGGGCCAGTTGCTACTGGAAATCGACCCGGCGCGCTACGCACTGGCGGTCGAACACGCGAAGCGTTCAGTCGAAGTGGCGAAAGCCACTCAGGGCCAGTCGCAGGCATCAATCATTTCCAGTGAGGCTTTACTCAAACAACGCCAGAGCGAAGAACGCAGGCGACGGACCCTCAAACAGGGTTTCGCGATCTCCGGCGAAGAGTGGGAAAAGTCCAGTACCGAAGTGGCGGTGGCTCAAGCTGAACTATTGA
It encodes the following:
- a CDS encoding DUF1656 domain-containing protein, producing MPIDFELGGVYLPPIAQALLLALPIFLLLDWCARRIGLLKFVWHEALFEGALYACVCAVVILLMGVS